From Amaranthus tricolor cultivar Red isolate AtriRed21 chromosome 4, ASM2621246v1, whole genome shotgun sequence:
GTGGTGCAAATGACAAGCCATGTAGTACAATTACTCCTGGGCCTTGGCTCTTTGAAAACATGCCCGGGTTTGTTAGTTATTATGGTTGGAATAATGGTAAACaacccgtcttgtatgagaccgtttcatagtgagacgacttcaaaacaagaaatttataagctaaaagtttctattattgggctatttaacccaaatatgAGGCGTGTCTCACGGTGataccgtctcatacaagaatttgcaAATGGTAAAAACCGTTATTATTATTTCCCTTTGCTGTTTAATGGGAGGTATAATGGCACCATTTAGAGAAGGTTACCATCATAATCTTGATGAGGGATCaaatttcctattttttaggtgtGGTTATCACATTAATGGTGGTTAATAACCCGATTCATTAAGCCACAAAAATTCAAGTCGAGAAAGTGTACAAGCGTATTAGTTGGGAAATACCGGAGGCATGGAATTAAAGTTGTATTCACTAAAGCGATTAAAACTCGATTCATTAAGACAATGGGGTGTTATTGATGAGATATAAAAACTAACCCCCATAAACATTTTCATTTGATAGCTAGGACGTAAGAGAACACCAGATCATATAACCAGAAAATTAACTTGATatgtttaattatataaatatcgGACAGTACCTGGATGAAATCAGATTGACGTTCACCAAATCGACGATTATATACCTCCAAATTTCTTATGATGTCAGCAACTTGTGGATCAGCCTGTTGCTGTTGAGAAGTATCATCAGGTATTAACAGATTGATGGGGCGGCGACATAAAGGACATTTGCAAGGTTGCATCACTGATCCATGCTCCCATACTTCCAAAATGCAACGCCCTGGATTATGCCATATGAATAAGGATATCACTCAATTTCAGCAACAATTTTAAATCCGTAATTCCAATGTCATTAATTGACTCCCATCAGTTTTCCACTAAGGCGATTTGGAGGGTCAAATCTATGAAAACTTATGAGGTTTACAGTTTACACCTCATGATATCATGTGAGTTTTATTTTCCCCATTTAGTCTTATTGAAAACATAGGCCAGTTCGCCAATCTGTTTCATCAAGTTCTACCACAAATCCATTTTTGTCGGGAACTAAAACATATATGAAACACGGTTCCGACAACCTGCTTGGTCTAATCAAACCCAATTTAAAGGAAGAGAAGGCACATAGAAAAACATACCCTATAACTACCCAAAAGGAAAACTAAGCTGACCAACAATGACCTAGAACAAACTCATACAACCCACAAATCTCAGCCACATTGTTGTCATCTTGGAGCTAACGCCAATCGAAGAAAAAATTTTGCGATCATCCTTCACAATAAAGGGTAAAGCTTTCACAGTTCAaaggatgaagatgaacaagtgATTGATATCATAAAGAAGTTCTGCTACCCATGGAAAATGTTTTTTCTAGGGTTCATAATCCAATTCTTGCATTATCATGGAATctaaattccaaatagtttAAAGTTAAACCCACATAACACTCCAATCATTAGGCTCAATTTTCCCAAGAAAAGTTGGACACTATTCCACAATTCATTGTTTTAAGATTTTCCCCATCACAATACAAAGTTCTAGCAATCTAGTTCAacaattatctaattctaacaTATAGTACATTATATCTCACAAATGATCAAGATGCAATCTTAATTTGGGCTATGATTACACTAAAATAAAGCTCTTGCAACCTAGTACAACTATCATCCTATAATATCCAACAAATGATCAAGATGTAACCCTTTAAATGTGCTTTGACTTAATAAAACATTTCATAAGTTCATACCAACCCACTTGACACATTATCACAACAAATTCATAATAACCCACTATACAAATTACCTTCAAATTCATATCTATATAAGAAATTCATAACAACCCACAACACAAATTTGAAATTACCTTTCTAATTCACATTTATATACATAAAACCCCAAACACAAAACCACGCTTTCgatcaaatcaatcaaaaaaacctgattttatgaaaaaatctCATATTtgggaaaaatgacaaatacccataatcataataaatcaAGCAAACAAAGctcaaatataaaaacaaaagatgagAAGCAAAACCGCAAAACCAGTGAGAACAATTAGCTTGGCAAGGAATGTTGAAGCTTTCATGGCAAATTGTACAGCAATCATCAATTGGTGGTCCATCTCTTTCCATCTCCTGTTTTTCTGCTTCCCTCGAAATTCTTTGCCGTCGATCAAATATCAATTTCTGTATTTTGGGTAatgtaaatggaaaattttAGAAACTGTGCGTCATTTCTTGGAATTTGGTCCTAACCTTTTGAGTCTTCTTCTTTGCTAAGAAGAGAGTCAATTGGAGGAagtcattaaaaattaaatagatgAATGATTCATTAAGGCTGGGAAGTTCGATTTGTTTAGCACACGGGTTATCCGTTTTCTCTTTGTCTACCattttaattttgagttttgtCTATACTCTGTAGGGATGGTTATTAGAGTTGGCAAAACTATATAATGATTCCATTTTATATTCGAATTGAAAATTCGAATATCGAATATGGACTCAGATATCAATTTTTGAGATTCAGACATCAGAACATCCGATAATTTTTTAGTAGTTGAATATCAGATATTAGATTTCacacttttctttatttttcccTTATTCACTACTCACTCATATTCACTAATATTGTCTAATTTGACTTTTGCACATTTGTTAACACATATATTCAATCGCAAATATCACAAATTATGTTTAATTAACAATTATCGAATGTTAGATTTTAATAAAACTTATATCGAAacgaatcaaaaaaaaatcccaCTTACCCataatttaacttaaaaattattaagaataataatagtgaataaAATGAAGTATTTTTCAGAATTGTCTCTCTTGAATTATGGTCCTCACTCCTCACATTAAATGTCATACACAAATATGACTCACTTTTTTTTAACTCACTTGTTATTTGtgttattcactaaatatattaatattatatatttattataggttaattttttaatattacaaaataagttaagaaaatgaaagaaataaataaaaattgaattcaaGACTTTTAACGGACAACTTGTTTCAAATGAGGATAACTCAAGGCATGTAAAAGAGGTCAAAATCAAAGGATGCAAAGGTCCAAAGAACATCAACACATCATTCTCATCACAAGCAAGAAATATCTAaaatcatatgcaagatatttaCTTTCTCATGCTAAAACCTAAAAcacacaaaataaattaaaaaaaagcctcttaatttgttttctgaaaaaaaaaaaaaaaaatgaatttcatCTGTAAAATGGAGTTGGCTTCTCCAACTTGGGCTAAGTTTCCCAAAATATTAAGCACAAAGGAATCCAAATTCTGTGTGTATACCTCATTATGCCCAAGTTCAAGCTtgccttcatcatcttcttcattgctTCTTAGCTCTGTATGTTCCTATAACctccttttccttttttatttatttttttggttgcaAACTAATGCATTTTTCCATTCTTTAGTTTTGAATTATAATTTACTatgatataataattaaattaatcataTGTATTAGCTCGTTTATCTGAAGTtgcaaataattttattatctaAATCATTCGTTTTGTTTATAGATAAgattatgtatatataactTTCAAATCTGAAACAAGTTAGAGGCTCAATAATAGATATATGTGCTCCTACACAGTCCTATTATATGTGCATATAAGCGTATAAACATGAgtattttttaatcattttaataggTTCTGGAAAATAAGAAAGAGATTAACAATGTGTTTGGACAAAGACGAATAGACAAAAAGAAAGAGTAAGGATTTGAAAGAATGAAAAATTCCTTGTTTGGATAATAAAAGGGAGGGATTGGAgagaaaacataaataaattttattaagaatACAATCTCTCCTAACATGAAAAAATTTAACACAAAACACTCATTTTTCCTTCATTTTCCCTTTTTACCCTTCCTTCCCTTTCTCTTCCCTCCCTTCCTATTCTCCttccccttctttttttttttcttctaatttgttATTCCAAACATATTGTAAATGATAAATAATTGCATATTTTTGGATTAACAAAAAAGTGGGtccaaattttcataaaaatggCATACTGTGTGTGACAGTTGAATTCCTTGACCGTGAAGCTTCAGTGTTCTTACAGAAAGGAGGCAATTTGGTATCAAGGAAACATTCAGCATCTGCAATACGCAATAGTCAACTTAAGGTGGAAGAACAAGACTTAGATGCAGaagcttgtgagttggttaatGGGACAGAACTCAAAATAGGAGAAGGTGAAGATGCACTTCATGCCTATCTCTTCCAAGCTGTCAAGAACAACAATGGTGCCGGAATTCTGCTTTTGTCCGATGTATTAGGGTTTCAGGATTCCTATACTCGGGATTTTTCCTACCGTGTTGCCTGCAATGGGTACAAGTACGTATCTCATTCGTGATTTTGTGTTTTGTCTGTTGGTTGTTTGAATGTCGAGACTTTGATTATGTTTGAAATTGCAGCGTTTTAGTGCCAGATCTTTTCCGGGGCAATCCATGGTCGAAGGACCGACCACAAGCTCAGTATGACGAGTGGCGAGCCACACAAGATCAAAACACGGTTGCAGAAGATATAGCAACAGCAACAAAATGGATGGTTGACGAGTTCATGGCTGCAGAATCGTCGACAAAACTAGGGGTAGTTGGGTTCTGCTACGGAGGTAGTCGGGTTCTGGAAGTCCTAGCAGGAGACCACGATTCTGTTTTCGGCGCAGGTGTTTCCTTCTATGGGGCAAACATTGATTCATCTGTAGTTCGAAATGTCAAGGTACCGGTTCTGTTGGTAGCGGGTGATAACGACCCTCTTTGTCCGGTTGATAAGCTCAACGAGATTGGAGACACCGTTGGGATGAACTCGAAGGTAGTAGTTTTTAAGGGTCGAGGACATGCATTTGTCCATAGACCTGAATCTGCTGAAGAAGACGCGGATGCAGAGGAAGCTTTCACAATCATGAGAAATTGGCTGCATAATAAGTTGCTAGAAAAGGCGTAAGTTGCCTAATACAATTCTATGCGCCTCGTTTATACTCGTAAGGTACAAGCATCAAAGGAAAGAAATGTAAACTAGACATATTTCACTACAAGATCCGAGCAAATAAGCTATAAGATCTTATTTCTCCCTTTTTTTCCAATTTCCATTCTCTTGATTGGAACTCCAAATCATTAGTAAGATTACAACACAAAAGGAATAGTTTCATGATAAAATTTGCAGTACATTAGGGGTACAAATACAATGACCCATCAAAACAATTTTAGGTACTACAATTGGAATATTAAAAAAGAGTGAAATGAAGTGAAGTAACAAGCCACCCTCACTGATTCTTCCATATATGTAATGCGACTCCGGAGTCATTCTTGGGCATCCTGAAATGAACGAAAAGTTGGTAAACATTGACACTAGAAATACAGTTGTGAATTGTGATCATGAAGAACCTTGCAGCATACGTAAAAATACCGAACTAGAATTCGGAGCATATGAAATACCAAAAGCATAGACCAGTATCAACCAAATcgacaaaaataaaagagaaagtcACGAGTCATGACAAAAAAGTGTTCTTTCTCATTCAACCACATTCACACCTCCATATGTAGATTTAACCACTTCATAACTCATTGAACCAAGGGAGAAATGAATCAAGCAATGAAGAAATATATGATAAAGAGCACACAATACAACATCCCCCGGTTAGCAAATTGATACCCATCCCTACATCGATGGTCTTATAAACACAACATGAACACTTAAGATTTGATATAAACTTGATCTAATGTGGGTAAAAACTATATAACTCCATCAAGATAAAGCCACCTAGAAGTGTAGGCGTAAGTTCTCTTCCAGAAGTATTCTAATAAGCTCAGCGTTTGAAGTCCATTGAAAGTTTGCAACAATCAGTTACAAGCTTCAATAGCTACTCTTAACAGATTCTCAAATTGACAGTAATACTGTACTATGAGTAGCTAATCCTACCACCTTCattgttacaacttacaagctTAGTATTAAAAAGCGCAAGGCACACCAAGGCGCAAAAGGTCCTTAGAGCCTAGACGCAAAGCACAGGGCGAGGACGTGAGCTTTTTGTAGGCGAGGTACACTTTTTCACCAAagcttaaaaaatcaattttaaaacaaatataatacttcaaacaacaagatattcatattttagtaTCAACAAGTTTGAAAACATTCATTATCCTTATGGTAAataccactttaacacaaaactattatactttctatttctatatttatatatggaaAGTTAAAGTTAAAAAATCATCATATAATAATCCAGAAATTGCAATACAAACGAAAAAGGGAGGTTTGTGatgatttttcaatcttttctaCTAGGTAATCTAGTATCCTTAGGCATGAAGATAATCAATTCGGTCGTTGTGGTCGGACTCTATTATGGATTTCTGACCACATTCTCCATAGGGCCCTCTTATCTCTTCCTTCTCCGATCTCAGGTtatggaagaaggagaagaaggaacCGAGAAGAAGGTATCAGCAACAACTGGTTTTATTATGGGACAGCTCATGATGTTCATATCGATCTATTATACGCCTCTGCATCTAGCATTGGGTAGACCTCATACAATAACTGTCCTAGCTCTACCCTATCTTTTGTTTCATTTCTTCTGGAACAATCACAAACACTTTTTTGATT
This genomic window contains:
- the LOC130809980 gene encoding uncharacterized protein LOC130809980 encodes the protein MERDGPPIDDCCTICHESFNIPCQANCSHWFCGRCILEVWEHGSVMQPCKCPLCRRPINLLIPDDTSQQQQADPQVADIIRNLEVYNRRFGERQSDFIQRLRDLPFLLRRLLRDLMNPQRSLPFVIKFRVYLAMLLSIIYLLSPVDIIPEAILGVIGLLDDLIVMLVCFLHVAAIYRSVLVGRHGGL
- the LOC130809982 gene encoding LOW QUALITY PROTEIN: uncharacterized protein LOC130809982 (The sequence of the model RefSeq protein was modified relative to this genomic sequence to represent the inferred CDS: inserted 1 base in 1 codon), giving the protein MNFICKMELASPTWAKFPKILSTKESKFCVYTSLCPSSSLPSSSSSLLLSSCSYRKEAIWYQXKHSASAIRNSQLKVEEQDLDAEACELVNGTELKIGEGEDALHAYLFQAVKNNNGAGILLLSDVLGFQDSYTRDFSYRVACNGYNVLVPDLFRGNPWSKDRPQAQYDEWRATQDQNTVAEDIATATKWMVDEFMAAESSTKLGVVGFCYGGSRVLEVLAGDHDSVFGAGVSFYGANIDSSVVRNVKVPVLLVAGDNDPLCPVDKLNEIGDTVGMNSKVVVFKGRGHAFVHRPESAEEDADAEEAFTIMRNWLHNKLLEKA